The following are encoded in a window of Drosophila simulans strain w501 chromosome 3L, Prin_Dsim_3.1, whole genome shotgun sequence genomic DNA:
- the LOC6738151 gene encoding peptide methionine sulfoxide reductase isoform X1, producing the protein MFSRLFRNFKSTVRNEQKELNISPVHDVNVTKATATFGMGCFWGAESLYGATRGVLRTTVGYAGGSSDLPTYRKMGDHTEVLEIDYDPTVISFKELLDLFWNNHEYGLTTPIKRQYASLILYHDEEQKQVAHASKLEEQERRAPEVITTEIASKENFYPAEAYHQKYRLQGHKDLASSLNLSPKLLQTSYVATKLNGYLAGVGGIEQFKSEAETMGLTPTQRQYCYYHVEQNEGQGLYC; encoded by the exons ATGTTTTCGCGACTGTTTCGTAATTTCAAG AGCACCGTTCGCAATGAACAAAAGGAGCTGAACATTTCGCCGGTTCACGATGTGAATGTCACCAAAGCCACGGCCACCTTCGGCATGGGTTGCTTCTGGGGCGCAGAATCCCTGTATGGAGCCACACGTGGAGTTTTGAGAACCACCGTGGGCTACGCCGGCGGTAGCTCGGATTTGCCAACGTACCGTAAAAT GGGCGATCATACGGAGGTGCTGGAAATCGACTATGATCCCACAGTCATTAGCTTCAAGGAGCTGCTGGATCTGTTCTGGAACAACCATGAATATGGCCTGACCACGCCCATCAAGAGGCAGTACGCCTCCTTGATTCTGTACCACGAtgaggagcagaagcaggtGGCTCACGCCTCCAAATTGGAGGAGCAAGAGCGCCGTGCTCCGGAGGTCATAACCACTGAGATTGCATCCAAGGAGAACTTTTACCCAGCCGAGGC GTACCACCAGAAGTATAGGTTGCAGGGCCACAAGGATCTCGCCTCCTCGCTGAATCTCAGCCCCAAACTGCTGCAGACCAGCTATGTGGCCACCAAACTGAATGGCTACCTGGCCGGAGTCGGCGGCATCGAGCAGTTCAAGTCGGAGGCGGAGACCATGGGTCTGACGCCCACCCAGCGGCAGTACTGCTACTACCACGTGGAGCAGAACGAGGGCCAGGGTCTCTACTGCTGA
- the LOC6738151 gene encoding peptide methionine sulfoxide reductase isoform X3, with protein sequence MSLTITSSVTHPELKDLSTVRNEQKELNISPVHDVNVTKATATFGMGCFWGAESLYGATRGVLRTTVGYAGGSSDLPTYRKMGDHTEVLEIDYDPTVISFKELLDLFWNNHEYGLTTPIKRQYASLILYHDEEQKQVAHASKLEEQERRAPEVITTEIASKENFYPAEAYHQKYRLQGHKDLASSLNLSPKLLQTSYVATKLNGYLAGVGGIEQFKSEAETMGLTPTQRQYCYYHVEQNEGQGLYC encoded by the exons ATGTCTCTGACTATTACTTCCAGTGTCACTCATCCTGAGCTCAAGGATCTG AGCACCGTTCGCAATGAACAAAAGGAGCTGAACATTTCGCCGGTTCACGATGTGAATGTCACCAAAGCCACGGCCACCTTCGGCATGGGTTGCTTCTGGGGCGCAGAATCCCTGTATGGAGCCACACGTGGAGTTTTGAGAACCACCGTGGGCTACGCCGGCGGTAGCTCGGATTTGCCAACGTACCGTAAAAT GGGCGATCATACGGAGGTGCTGGAAATCGACTATGATCCCACAGTCATTAGCTTCAAGGAGCTGCTGGATCTGTTCTGGAACAACCATGAATATGGCCTGACCACGCCCATCAAGAGGCAGTACGCCTCCTTGATTCTGTACCACGAtgaggagcagaagcaggtGGCTCACGCCTCCAAATTGGAGGAGCAAGAGCGCCGTGCTCCGGAGGTCATAACCACTGAGATTGCATCCAAGGAGAACTTTTACCCAGCCGAGGC GTACCACCAGAAGTATAGGTTGCAGGGCCACAAGGATCTCGCCTCCTCGCTGAATCTCAGCCCCAAACTGCTGCAGACCAGCTATGTGGCCACCAAACTGAATGGCTACCTGGCCGGAGTCGGCGGCATCGAGCAGTTCAAGTCGGAGGCGGAGACCATGGGTCTGACGCCCACCCAGCGGCAGTACTGCTACTACCACGTGGAGCAGAACGAGGGCCAGGGTCTCTACTGCTGA
- the LOC6738146 gene encoding deubiquitinase OTUD6B: MCDGDVAIAELESRLEDVSLEDIGARHRRERKDLQAKLQAMKKNAPKNNKNKRKEFLEEMARLEGELEQRHKAELKAAEAIEAPLVVEAVAKEPAEKPETEVPDDDEIEEKEEQLAPNQRVSKAQKRRDKKAKEARAREAEIKTELQNAANQPTPKLIELQQITAKLSQRQLSLHNIPSDGDCLYQSIRHQLIVNALPGHSVQELREETANYVRAHKDSLISYMVHPETGDLLNDQQFEQYCHDIAKTHAWGGHIELKAISSLLRVPIEVIQAEGAPTLLGQEEFGGSPLIICYHRHIYQLGAHYNSTVPAA; this comes from the exons atgtgtgACGGCGATGTGGCAATTGCGGAGCTGGAATCCCGTCTGGAGGATGTCAGTCTGGAGGACATAGGGGCCAGACATCGTCGCGAGCGCAAGGATTTGCAGGCCAAGCTGCAGGCCATGAAGAAGAATGCgccgaaaaataataaaaacaagcgGAAGGAGTTCCTGGAGGAGATGGCTCGCCTGGAGGGAGAGCTGGAGCAGCGCCACAAGGCGGAACTGAAGGCAGCTGAAGCCATAGAGGCACCGTTGGTTGTGGAAGCAGTCGCCAAAGAGCCAGCGGAAAAGCCGGAAACTGAAGTGCCAGACGACGATGAAATCGAGGAAAAGGAGGAACAGCTGGCGCCCAATCAGCGTGTTTCCAAGGCACAGAAACGCCGGGACAAGAAGGCCAAGGAGGCACGTGCACGAGAGGCGGAGATCAAGACGGAGCTGCAAAATGCTGCCAATCAGCCAACACCCAAGTTAATCGAACTGCAACAGATCACAGCAAAGCTATCCCAACGCCAATTATCCCTTCACAATATACCCTCCGATGGCGACTGCTTGTATCAGTCCATCAGACACCAACTTATTGTAAATGCTCTTCCAG GTCACAGTGTTCAGGAGTTGCGGGAGGAAACTGCCAATTATGTGCGTGCCCACAAGGACTCGCTTATCTCCTACATGGTCCACCCGGAAACAGGAGACCTGCTGAACGATCAGCAATTCGAACAGTACTGCCACGACATAGCAAAAACTCACGCTTGGGGTGGCCACATAGAACTGAAGGCCATCTCATCGCTACTCCGGGTGCCCATTGAAGTTATCCAAGCGGAAGGAGCACCGACGCTCCTGGGGCAAGAGGAATTCGGTGGATCGCCGCTGATCATCTGCTACCACCGCCACATATACCAATTGGGCGCCCACTACAACTCCACGGTGCCAGCAGCCTAA
- the LOC6738151 gene encoding peptide methionine sulfoxide reductase isoform X5: MSLTITSSVTHPELKDLSTVRNEQKELNISPVHDVNVTKATATFGMGCFWGAESLYGATRGVLRTTVGYAGGSSDLPTGDHTEVLEIDYDPTVISFKELLDLFWNNHEYGLTTPIKRQYASLILYHDEEQKQVAHASKLEEQERRAPEVITTEIASKENFYPAEAYHQKYRLQGHKDLASSLNLSPKLLQTSYVATKLNGYLAGVGGIEQFKSEAETMGLTPTQRQYCYYHVEQNEGQGLYC; this comes from the exons ATGTCTCTGACTATTACTTCCAGTGTCACTCATCCTGAGCTCAAGGATCTG AGCACCGTTCGCAATGAACAAAAGGAGCTGAACATTTCGCCGGTTCACGATGTGAATGTCACCAAAGCCACGGCCACCTTCGGCATGGGTTGCTTCTGGGGCGCAGAATCCCTGTATGGAGCCACACGTGGAGTTTTGAGAACCACCGTGGGCTACGCCGGCGGTAGCTCGGATTTGCCAAC GGGCGATCATACGGAGGTGCTGGAAATCGACTATGATCCCACAGTCATTAGCTTCAAGGAGCTGCTGGATCTGTTCTGGAACAACCATGAATATGGCCTGACCACGCCCATCAAGAGGCAGTACGCCTCCTTGATTCTGTACCACGAtgaggagcagaagcaggtGGCTCACGCCTCCAAATTGGAGGAGCAAGAGCGCCGTGCTCCGGAGGTCATAACCACTGAGATTGCATCCAAGGAGAACTTTTACCCAGCCGAGGC GTACCACCAGAAGTATAGGTTGCAGGGCCACAAGGATCTCGCCTCCTCGCTGAATCTCAGCCCCAAACTGCTGCAGACCAGCTATGTGGCCACCAAACTGAATGGCTACCTGGCCGGAGTCGGCGGCATCGAGCAGTTCAAGTCGGAGGCGGAGACCATGGGTCTGACGCCCACCCAGCGGCAGTACTGCTACTACCACGTGGAGCAGAACGAGGGCCAGGGTCTCTACTGCTGA
- the LOC6738144 gene encoding DDB1- and CUL4-associated factor 13 gives MKVKMISRNPDNYVRETKLQQHKMPRNYDPSLHPLEGPREYVRALNATKLDRVFAKPFVCNLSGHRDGVSCFGKHPKQLSTLATGAYDGEVRIWDLANRISSRNFVAHDGFVRGIVYTQNAARIFTVGDDKTIKVWKAEAPEVGEDEVPVNTILSKFGLHGISHNRKDNKFATCGEVCAIWDESHNDPLKTLKWGVDTLHTISYNPVETSILACCASDRSIILYDQREAQPLRKVVLTMKSNKLAWNPMEAFNFTVANEDCNLYTFDTRKLQTPLKVHFDHVSAVTDVDYSPTGKEFVSASYDKTIRIYNAHHSHSRDIYHTKRMQHVVCVAWSLDNRYVFSGSDEMNVRMWKANASEKLGVIRPRERVNFNYQEALKQKYAAHPQIKRIARHRQVPRHVLNAQNKMRTVKEKEQVKEANVRKHTKKSKKVPYVSEKKKHVLKEEV, from the exons ATGAAGGTGAAAATGATTAGTCGCAATCCGGATAACTATGTCCGAGAAACCAAACTGCAACAGCACAAAA TGCCCAGAAACTACGATCCTTCGCTGCATCCTTTGGAGGGTCCCAGGGAATACGTGCGCGCTCTGAACGCCACCAAGTTGGATCGAGTGTTTGCCAAACCCTTTGTCTGCAATTTGAGCGGACATCGCGATGGAGTCTCCTGCTTCGGAAAGCATCCCAAGCAACTTTCCACCTTGGCCACCGGCGCCTATGACGGCGAAGTGCGCATTTGGGACTTGGCAAATCGTATTAGCTCCAGGAACTTTGTGGCCCATGATGGTTTCGTTCGCGGCATTGTTTACACCCAGAACGCAGCTCGCATTTTCACCGTGGGcgatgataaaaccatcaaGGTTTGGAAGGCAGAGGCTCCGGAAGTCGGCGAGGATGAGGTGCCGGTGAACACTATACTGAGTAAATTTGGACTGCACGGCATCTCGCACAATCGCAAGGACAACAAGTTCGCCACCTGTGGCGAGGTATGCGCCATTTGGGACGAGAGTCACAACGATCCTCTGAAGACATTGAAGTGGGGCGTCGATACCCTGCACACCATATCCTATAACCCCGTGGAAACAAGCATCCTGGCGTGCTGTGCCAGCGATCGAAGCATTATCCTGTACGATCAGCGAGAGGCGCAGCCACTAAGGAAGGTCGTCCTCACCATGAAGAGCAACAAGCTCGCCTGGAATCCCATGGAGGCGTTCAACTTCACAGTGGCCAACGAGGATTGCAA CCTTTATACCTTTGACACTCGCAAGCTGCAAACGCCGCTGAAGGTTCACTTTGACCATGTTTCCGCCGTCACTGATGTTGACTACTCGCCCACTGGTAAGGAATTCGTCTCGGCCAGCTACGACAAGACCATTCGGATCTACAATGCCCACCACAGTCACTCGCGGGATATTTACCACACAAAACGCATGCAGCATGTGGTCTGCGTGGCCTGGTCCCTGGACAATCGATACGTTTTCTCCGGCTCCGACGAAATGAACGTCCGCATGTGGAAGGCGAATGCCTCCGAAAAGCTGGGCGTCATTCGTCCACGTGAGCGCGTCAACTTCAATTACCAGGAGGCGCTGAAGCAAAAGTATGCCGCTCATCCGCAGATCAAGCGCATCGCCCGCCATCGCCAGGTGCCGCGTCACGTGCTCAATGCACAGAACAAGATGCGCACGgtcaaggagaaggagcaggtCAAGGAGGCCAATGTGCGCAAGCACACCAAGAAGAGCAAGAAGGTGCCCTACGTCAGCGAGAAAAAGAAGCATGTGCTGAAGGAGGAGGTGTGA
- the LOC6738145 gene encoding sugar transporter SWEET1, whose product MEALGDLLAPHSELIAKVAGTITTLQFLSGVVLMNDIRKKGSSDVYPVGPFLFGVVLTILSLKLANIMNDAAMINTNLIGLVINFVFLFGFYYYASSASRSKIWKQIGYSSVFLLVITAYANFEDPAKIEFRLGMLITGILVWMVGSPLLHLPKIIEKKSTEGMPFPIIFAGNLVALSWTLYAISIKNTVMVLQNLLLLVLGGIQLSMFAIYPNKPAAKKPKDSKKDK is encoded by the exons ATGGAGGCACTGGGGGATCTCTTGGCGCCACACAGCGAACTAATCGCCAAGGTAGCCGGCACCATAACTACCCTGCAATTCCTGTCCGGAGTCGTTCTGATGAACGACATCCGCAAGAAGGGTAGCAGCGACGTCTACCCGGTGGGCCCGTTTCTCTTCGGAGTGGTGCT GACCATTCTCAGCTTGAAGCTGGCCAACATTATGAATGATGCTGCCATGATCAATACGAATTTAATCGGCCTGGTGATCAACTTCGTCTTCCTGTTCGGATTTTACTACTACGCCTCGAGCGCCAGCAGGAGCAAGATCTGGAAGCAGATTGGCTATTCCTCGGTCTTCCTATTGGTCATCACCGCGTATGCCAACTTCGAGGATCCGGCCAAGATCGAGTTCCGCCTGGGAATGCTGATCACCGGCATCCTGGTTTGGATGGTGGGCTCTCCCCTGCTGCATCTGCCGAAAATCATTGAGAAGAAGAGCACCGAGGGAATGCCGTTCCCAATTATCTTTGCCGGTAATCTGGTGGCACTTTCCTGGACGCTGTATGCCATCTCCATCAAGAATACTGTGATGGTG CTGCAGAATCTTTTGCTGCTGGTCCTGGGCGGCATTCAGCTCTCCATGTTCGCTATTTATCCCAACAAACCGGCTGCCAAGAAGCCCAAGGACAGCAAGAAGGAcaaataa
- the LOC6738150 gene encoding gonadal protein gdl-ORF39, protein MWAAKLIVVTLLLLHLTALALSCSCGEEANLECGCTKHH, encoded by the coding sequence ATGTGGGCAGCCAAACTGATTGTGGTcacactgctgctgctgcatttgacAGCCCTGGCGCTCAGCTGTTCGTGCGGCGAAGAGGCGAATTTGGAGTGCGGTTGCACAAAACATCactaa
- the LOC6738151 gene encoding peptide methionine sulfoxide reductase isoform X4 — MRCLPGYGYGLTFLFLSTVRNEQKELNISPVHDVNVTKATATFGMGCFWGAESLYGATRGVLRTTVGYAGGSSDLPTYRKMGDHTEVLEIDYDPTVISFKELLDLFWNNHEYGLTTPIKRQYASLILYHDEEQKQVAHASKLEEQERRAPEVITTEIASKENFYPAEAYHQKYRLQGHKDLASSLNLSPKLLQTSYVATKLNGYLAGVGGIEQFKSEAETMGLTPTQRQYCYYHVEQNEGQGLYC; from the exons ATGCGCTGTTTGCCGGGCTACGGTTACGGCCTCacgtttctgtttttg AGCACCGTTCGCAATGAACAAAAGGAGCTGAACATTTCGCCGGTTCACGATGTGAATGTCACCAAAGCCACGGCCACCTTCGGCATGGGTTGCTTCTGGGGCGCAGAATCCCTGTATGGAGCCACACGTGGAGTTTTGAGAACCACCGTGGGCTACGCCGGCGGTAGCTCGGATTTGCCAACGTACCGTAAAAT GGGCGATCATACGGAGGTGCTGGAAATCGACTATGATCCCACAGTCATTAGCTTCAAGGAGCTGCTGGATCTGTTCTGGAACAACCATGAATATGGCCTGACCACGCCCATCAAGAGGCAGTACGCCTCCTTGATTCTGTACCACGAtgaggagcagaagcaggtGGCTCACGCCTCCAAATTGGAGGAGCAAGAGCGCCGTGCTCCGGAGGTCATAACCACTGAGATTGCATCCAAGGAGAACTTTTACCCAGCCGAGGC GTACCACCAGAAGTATAGGTTGCAGGGCCACAAGGATCTCGCCTCCTCGCTGAATCTCAGCCCCAAACTGCTGCAGACCAGCTATGTGGCCACCAAACTGAATGGCTACCTGGCCGGAGTCGGCGGCATCGAGCAGTTCAAGTCGGAGGCGGAGACCATGGGTCTGACGCCCACCCAGCGGCAGTACTGCTACTACCACGTGGAGCAGAACGAGGGCCAGGGTCTCTACTGCTGA
- the LOC6738147 gene encoding uncharacterized protein LOC6738147, whose amino-acid sequence MYTINKGPSKIVAKTRRGLAPNFEKFESIKESGRKNASFDLNSPEEHKNIPRPVFQQSFASKRITPTKLIEDEVITPQHEEIIRYINDSWNMLVAKNPYDSSSSAKPVEKPVADANNNSAASPVESIMANSPVPAASTATVWVEPPSPVLQDFKPFDLESWWGRRLFQNITKSL is encoded by the exons ATGTACACAATCAACAAGGGACCCAGCAAAATTGTTGCTAAAACGCGTCGCG GCCTGGCaccaaattttgaaaaattcgAAAGCATCAAGGAGAGCGGCCGCAAGAACGCCAGTTTCGATCTGAACAGTCCCGAGGAGCACAAAAA CATACCACGTCCGGTGTTTCAACAGAGCTTCGCCTCCAAGCGGATAACGCCAACCAAACTGATCGAGGATGAGGTGATAACGCCGCAGCATGAGGAAATAATACGTTACATAAACGACT CCTGGAACATGCTGGTGGCGAAGAACCCCTACGACTCGAGCTCATCCGCCAAGCCTGTTGAGAAACCTGTAGCGgatgccaacaacaacagcgccgCCAGTCCAGTGGAGAGCATAATGGCCAACAGCCCGGTGCCCGCAGCCTCGACAGCCACTGTCTGGGTAGAGCCACCGAGTCCAGTACTGCAGGACTTCAAGCCCTTCGACCTGGAGTCGTGGTGGGGACGTCGCCTCTTCCAGAACATAACCAAGAGCCTGTAG
- the LOC27207250 gene encoding gonadal protein gdl, whose protein sequence is MADITATSEGSSNTSEAVVEHQQPTSEFLQRKIYFLVDQLRTYHSELPENLQTRISYDLLTELANCVLNEGIFVIVKALMELQHETERHLIKIRMQAENEYEIEVAEWRSKIKDPEELRHILGLMKIKHTKKLLESDTKIIEILDQKVNDQQSTLQKAGVPGFYVTENPKEIKIQMFLLDFILRLSRLKYEPGK, encoded by the exons ATGGCGGACATAACGGCAACCAGCGAAGGTAGTTCGAACACCAGTGAGGCAGTAGTGGAGCATCAGCAGCCAACTTCAGAGTTTTTACAGCGCAAAATCTATTTTTTGGTGGACCAATTGCGAACTTACCATTCGGAACTACCCGA AAACCTGCAGACACGCATTTCCTACGATCTACTCACCGAACTCGCCAATTGTGTGCTAAACGAGGGCATTTTTGTTATAGTAAAAGCATTAATGGAGCTGCAACACGAAACCGAAAGACACTTGATTAAAATACGGATGCAGGCGGAGAACGAGTATGAAATAGAAGTGGCCGAGTGGAGGAGCAAGATCAAGGATCCCGAGGAGCTGCGCCACATATTGGGACTCATGAAAATTAAGCACACTAAGAAACTACTCGAGTCGGATACGAAGATTATCGAAATTCTAGATCAAAAG GTTAACGACCAACAATCCACACTTCAGAAGGCCGGCGTTCCCGGCTTCTATGTCACCGAGAATCCCAAGGAGatcaaaatacaaatgttccTGTTAGACTTCATTTTGCGTTTGAGCCGGCTAAAATACGAGCCCGGCAAATAA
- the LOC6738151 gene encoding peptide methionine sulfoxide reductase isoform X2 — MRAPFCWLVELSLFWPGSVASQHLSSLHIIMFSRLFRNFKSTVRNEQKELNISPVHDVNVTKATATFGMGCFWGAESLYGATRGVLRTTVGYAGGSSDLPTGDHTEVLEIDYDPTVISFKELLDLFWNNHEYGLTTPIKRQYASLILYHDEEQKQVAHASKLEEQERRAPEVITTEIASKENFYPAEAYHQKYRLQGHKDLASSLNLSPKLLQTSYVATKLNGYLAGVGGIEQFKSEAETMGLTPTQRQYCYYHVEQNEGQGLYC; from the exons ATGCGAGCACCTTTTTGTTGGCTAGTTGAACTcagtttgttttggccaggttCAGTTGCTTCCCAACATTTGAGCAGTTTACACATAATAATGTTTTCGCGACTGTTTCGTAATTTCAAG AGCACCGTTCGCAATGAACAAAAGGAGCTGAACATTTCGCCGGTTCACGATGTGAATGTCACCAAAGCCACGGCCACCTTCGGCATGGGTTGCTTCTGGGGCGCAGAATCCCTGTATGGAGCCACACGTGGAGTTTTGAGAACCACCGTGGGCTACGCCGGCGGTAGCTCGGATTTGCCAAC GGGCGATCATACGGAGGTGCTGGAAATCGACTATGATCCCACAGTCATTAGCTTCAAGGAGCTGCTGGATCTGTTCTGGAACAACCATGAATATGGCCTGACCACGCCCATCAAGAGGCAGTACGCCTCCTTGATTCTGTACCACGAtgaggagcagaagcaggtGGCTCACGCCTCCAAATTGGAGGAGCAAGAGCGCCGTGCTCCGGAGGTCATAACCACTGAGATTGCATCCAAGGAGAACTTTTACCCAGCCGAGGC GTACCACCAGAAGTATAGGTTGCAGGGCCACAAGGATCTCGCCTCCTCGCTGAATCTCAGCCCCAAACTGCTGCAGACCAGCTATGTGGCCACCAAACTGAATGGCTACCTGGCCGGAGTCGGCGGCATCGAGCAGTTCAAGTCGGAGGCGGAGACCATGGGTCTGACGCCCACCCAGCGGCAGTACTGCTACTACCACGTGGAGCAGAACGAGGGCCAGGGTCTCTACTGCTGA
- the LOC27206762 gene encoding dynein light chain Tctex-type protein 2B — MSTQRPKTMSTAKESFRASAVSADSRSEVISHSDSDEEWEPGNEDKPASDVTIYNYYNMGPAFGKKFPLPYIRLMIAQVVKEKLANKTYNQLEALKWIREVADDINIKMKGRGSSPRFKHVVNVMLYQQTGAGCFYGARAIWDELSDDYVTFTFDGGSFICITAVFGCYQY, encoded by the coding sequence ATGTCGACACAAAGACCCAAAACCATGTCAACCGCAAAGGAGTCCTTTCGAGCGTCCGCGGTCAGCGCAGACAGCCGATCCGAGGTTATCTCTCACAGTGACTCGGATGAAGAATGGGAGCCGGGGAATGAGGATAAGCCGGCATCTGATGTCACCATCTATAACTACTACAACATGGGACCAGCATTCGGCAAGAAGTTCCCATTGCCGTATATCCGCTTGATGATAGCCCAGGTGGTCAAGGAGAAGCTGGCAAACAAGACCTATAATCAATTGGAAGCCCTTAAGTGGATCCGCGAAGTCGCCGATGACATAAACATAAAGATGAAGGGACGCGGATCTTCTCCGAGATTCAAGCACGTGGTTAACGTAATGCTGTACCAGCAGACCGGAGCCGGATGTTTCTATGGAGCTCGCGCCATTTGGGATGAGCTGTCCGATGACTACGTAACCTTCACCTTCGATGGTGGCAGTTTTATCTGCATTACTGCCGTTTTTGGTTGCTATCAGTACTAG
- the LOC6738148 gene encoding protein Z600, with amino-acid sequence MSSTNETNQVLQRLNSLKIVETPKEQKEFGKRECYSLDSKKYSLVPATPSSSGHGKFQTELKKRRKNKLNRLYTYEADKNFIKARKSLNF; translated from the coding sequence ATGTCGTCGACCAATGAAACCAACCAAGTGCTGCAGCGCCTGAACAGCCTGAAAATCGTGGAAACCCCAAAGGAGCAGAAGGAATTTGGAAAACGCGAGTGCTACTCCCTGGACAGCAAGAAGTATTCCCTGGTACCAGCCACCCCCAGCAGCTCAGGACACGGAAAGTTCCAAACCGAGCTCAAAAAACGCCGCAAGAACAAACTGAATCGCCTTTACACTTACGAGGCTGACAAGAATTTCATCAAGGCGCGCAAGTCTTTAAACTTCTAA